GCGAATGAGGGCTCAGTCGGATTCGGAGGATAGTTGGAAAAATTGTTCCCTGTAGACATCTGGAATCGCCGCAGGTTTCCCCGTAGAAAAATTAAACCATAACAATTCAGCTTTTCCAGTCAACACGCATTCCCCTGCCTGATTCCACATGGAACAAACGACCGAAAAGGATCTATTCTTAACGGATTCTAATTTTACGGAAATATCAATCGTTTCCGGAAATCGAACCTGCTTTCTATAATCCATTTCAATATGCGTGAGAACCGGTCCGCCTTCCATAGGCTTTTGAGGAGATTCCCAAAGTCCCATATCATCGAAGAAAGAAGCCCTCGCAGTTTCGAAATATCTTGCATAGACCACATTATTCACATGGCCAAAGGCATCCATATCTCCCCAAGCTACTTTTTGTTGAACACTGTACGGGTATCTTTCCGGCTTAGACATACTGCTAAAAAAATGAAAGGAATGAATTTTGGAAAGGAAAGAATGGTCACCCTCTATTGATTTATTTTTATATAAAAGTAAAAAAGATCTCTATCGTCTGCATCTGGAAAAAATCCAAATTGAACTTAAGAGTTTTTTAAAAACTTTTCGTATTTCAGAAATGCTTCTTCACTGAGGTCCTTAGAAACGTATTTTT
This genomic window from Leptospira semungkisensis contains:
- a CDS encoding acyl-CoA thioesterase, with the protein product MSKPERYPYSVQQKVAWGDMDAFGHVNNVVYARYFETARASFFDDMGLWESPQKPMEGGPVLTHIEMDYRKQVRFPETIDISVKLESVKNRSFSVVCSMWNQAGECVLTGKAELLWFNFSTGKPAAIPDVYREQFFQLSSESD